Proteins encoded within one genomic window of Spirochaetota bacterium:
- a CDS encoding ABC transporter ATP-binding protein, whose protein sequence is MITFEFTGIKAGYKNIPVLNIPHCTINTGDFIGIIGPNGAGKSTLLKLLARIVAPLSGTIAYKQNNITTIPHTVYATQVSSVTDIERVLPYTVESFVALGRFPHTTVTNLKEHDYNAIHEAMQYCNVQHLKQKKLTELSSGELQRVNIARALAQSTECVLLDEPVSHLDIHHAIAIMDILRKLNENGSTIIAILHDINIASEYCSRIIGIKEGKIFFDGKPEKCITYQNIEALFDCVCLVYTNPLSGKPYVYPVPAHVKK, encoded by the coding sequence ATGATAACATTTGAATTCACCGGAATAAAAGCTGGATACAAAAATATTCCTGTGCTGAATATTCCCCATTGTACCATTAACACTGGCGATTTCATTGGCATCATTGGACCCAATGGTGCAGGCAAATCAACACTGCTCAAATTACTTGCCCGCATTGTAGCCCCATTATCAGGAACTATCGCCTATAAACAAAACAATATTACAACAATACCACACACTGTATATGCAACACAGGTGTCATCAGTAACTGATATTGAACGAGTGCTTCCCTACACTGTTGAGTCTTTTGTTGCATTAGGAAGGTTTCCCCATACAACAGTCACAAACTTAAAAGAACATGATTACAACGCCATTCATGAAGCCATGCAGTACTGTAATGTACAGCACTTAAAACAAAAAAAGCTTACCGAGCTTTCCTCAGGCGAACTGCAGCGTGTCAACATTGCCCGTGCGCTGGCGCAGAGCACTGAATGCGTTTTGCTGGATGAACCGGTATCGCATTTAGATATACACCATGCTATTGCCATCATGGACATTCTGCGTAAACTCAATGAAAACGGCAGCACCATTATTGCCATACTGCATGATATCAACATCGCATCTGAATACTGTAGCAGGATAATCGGCATTAAAGAAGGAAAGATTTTTTTTGATGGGAAACCAGAAAAATGCATTACCTATCAGAATATTGAAGCACTGTTTGATTGCGTATGTTTAGTCTATACAAATCCACTATCCGGAAAACCATACGTATACCCCGTACCAGCGCATGTAAAAAAGTAA
- a CDS encoding methyl-accepting chemotaxis protein, producing the protein MNTIDDISSKGKKTANKIRIVVATILFLIVVSAAPNNPAIVNISYLITITIFAVISIINLRSVSSVLYSKIIKYSTVLFEISIPTILKLSHLATAKPHLMINEGAAFQAYFLFIMLTLFQNERFLTILTGIVATVEYSVLVIIGIFVMRMPVISGSSEWGHIVIDDEIGKIVMLIGFTAIAVTILRNLQQFAFTALKNEKNALTKALQLKEIVNEAKTVNNLLIDVSKNQTEISTVLSEVANDEATMSEELSSMYEEQTSAIELIYKNTIKQTDETKLMKDRIHEFIEIQKNVITVGEQMLNNIISITEYSKKTETSLNELSHIMDIVTQSGGAINSFLEVIRNITDQINLLSLNASIEAARAGEYGRGFAVVADEIGKLAMATSDNAKEISSQLARINQDISSSISIMQNTQKALNDMIAIISASKSNINEVRAAIGNQQKAIEDVKRQSDVLDSLSHEILMAINEQQSSMNESVSSIQKLSEVAQIVADRTMQMNELTIQINTIAQTLAKVTDTIDN; encoded by the coding sequence ATGAATACTATTGATGACATAAGTTCAAAAGGAAAGAAAACCGCCAATAAGATACGAATTGTAGTGGCAACTATCTTGTTTCTAATTGTTGTGTCAGCTGCTCCCAACAATCCGGCAATTGTTAATATAAGCTATCTGATAACCATTACTATTTTTGCAGTTATTTCAATCATAAACCTAAGATCGGTATCATCAGTATTGTACTCCAAAATTATTAAATATAGTACTGTTCTTTTTGAAATATCCATACCTACTATTCTCAAGCTTTCACATTTAGCAACAGCTAAACCACACCTGATGATTAATGAAGGAGCAGCCTTCCAGGCATATTTTTTATTTATAATGTTAACGTTGTTTCAAAATGAGCGGTTTTTAACAATCCTCACAGGTATTGTGGCTACGGTAGAATATAGTGTACTGGTTATTATTGGTATTTTTGTCATGCGCATGCCGGTTATTTCAGGTAGTTCAGAATGGGGGCATATAGTCATTGATGATGAAATTGGTAAGATAGTTATGCTCATTGGATTTACGGCAATAGCTGTTACTATATTACGGAATTTACAGCAATTTGCATTTACAGCTCTGAAAAACGAAAAAAATGCTTTAACAAAAGCTCTACAGCTAAAGGAGATAGTTAATGAGGCTAAAACTGTAAACAATTTGCTTATTGATGTAAGTAAAAATCAAACTGAAATTAGCACGGTGCTTTCAGAAGTAGCAAATGATGAAGCTACGATGAGTGAGGAGCTTTCATCAATGTATGAAGAACAAACCTCGGCAATTGAACTTATTTACAAAAACACTATCAAACAAACAGATGAAACAAAATTGATGAAAGATAGGATCCATGAATTCATTGAGATCCAGAAGAATGTAATAACCGTTGGCGAACAGATGCTGAATAATATTATCAGCATAACTGAATATTCAAAAAAAACAGAAACAAGTTTAAATGAGTTATCACATATCATGGATATTGTAACACAAAGTGGTGGTGCCATTAATTCATTTCTTGAGGTTATTAGAAACATTACTGATCAGATCAATTTGCTTTCGTTAAATGCAAGCATTGAAGCAGCCCGTGCTGGTGAGTATGGCAGGGGTTTTGCGGTTGTTGCAGATGAAATTGGTAAATTAGCAATGGCTACGTCGGATAATGCAAAGGAAATATCATCGCAGCTTGCACGAATAAATCAGGATATTTCCAGCAGTATTTCTATCATGCAAAATACGCAAAAGGCATTGAATGACATGATAGCCATTATAAGTGCCAGCAAGTCAAACATCAATGAAGTCCGTGCTGCAATTGGCAATCAGCAAAAAGCCATTGAAGATGTAAAACGTCAGTCAGATGTACTTGATTCACTTTCTCATGAAATACTTATGGCAATAAATGAGCAGCAGTCATCAATGAATGAAAGCGTATCATCTATACAAAAGCTATCGGAGGTGGCGCAGATAGTGGCAGACAGAACCATGCAGATGAATGAATTGACAATTCAGATTAATACAATTGCACAAACGTTGGCCAAAGTTACCGATACCATTGATAATTAA